Proteins co-encoded in one Ammoniphilus sp. CFH 90114 genomic window:
- the pstB gene encoding phosphate ABC transporter ATP-binding protein PstB, producing the protein MIATNQYVFNIENLKLWYGEDLALKNINMNIKKNEVTAIIGPSGCGKSTLLKTFNRMVDLVPGVKVEGKINYHGVNIYDRDINLEQLRTTVGMVFQKPNPFPKSIYENVVFGQRIHGNNKKSELDEIVEKSLKGVALWDEVKDRLHEPATGLSGGQQQRLCIARCIAVEPDVILMDEPTSALDPISTMKIEELLHDLKERFSIVIVTHNMQQAARSSDQTAFMLTGELVEFEKTEKLFTNPTDKRTEDYVMGRFG; encoded by the coding sequence ATGATAGCTACTAATCAATATGTATTTAATATAGAAAACCTTAAGCTCTGGTATGGGGAAGATCTTGCGCTTAAGAATATCAATATGAATATAAAGAAAAATGAAGTAACAGCGATTATAGGACCGTCTGGCTGTGGGAAGTCAACCTTACTAAAAACGTTTAATAGAATGGTTGACCTAGTGCCTGGTGTAAAAGTAGAAGGAAAGATTAATTACCATGGTGTGAATATCTATGATAGAGACATCAATTTAGAGCAACTTAGAACGACAGTAGGTATGGTATTCCAAAAGCCTAATCCATTTCCAAAGTCCATTTATGAGAATGTAGTTTTTGGTCAGAGAATCCATGGAAATAATAAAAAGTCTGAGCTTGATGAAATTGTTGAAAAGAGCTTGAAGGGTGTAGCCCTTTGGGACGAGGTAAAGGATCGTCTACACGAACCGGCCACTGGTCTTTCTGGAGGACAACAACAAAGATTATGTATTGCTCGATGCATTGCTGTTGAACCGGATGTCATTCTCATGGATGAACCAACATCTGCACTTGATCCCATATCTACAATGAAGATTGAAGAATTGCTTCACGACCTAAAAGAAAGATTTAGTATTGTTATTGTAACTCATAATATGCAGCAAGCTGCTCGTTCCTCGGATCAGACGGCGTTTATGTTAACTGGTGAGCTTGTAGAATTTGAAAAGACGGAGAAGCTTTTCACTAACCCTACAGATAAAAGAACAGAAGATTACGTAATGGGTCGATTTGGTTGA
- the pstA gene encoding phosphate ABC transporter permease PstA, with product MKSSFTAENKQIEARKRKDKGYKLLFLSATMFGVIVLAILILDVLQKGSGAINMNFLSNFPSRFAEKAGLKSALFGTLWMIGLTAPMAFILGVGTALYLEEYAKKNWLTRLIQTNISNLAGVPSIVYGLLGLTIFVRMFSLDGSVMAGALTMTLLILPVIIVASQEALRSVSDSLRHASFALGATKWQTILRVILPSALPGIITGNILALSRAIGETAPLVVVGAAAFIAFTPQSPMDPFTVLPIQIYNWVSRPQEAFHALAAGGIIVLLVVLLSMNAVAVMIRNKFQKKMD from the coding sequence ATGAAATCTTCCTTCACAGCAGAAAACAAACAAATTGAAGCTAGAAAACGTAAAGATAAAGGTTATAAGTTACTATTTCTTTCTGCCACAATGTTCGGGGTAATAGTACTTGCTATATTAATTTTGGATGTATTACAGAAGGGCTCTGGGGCAATAAATATGAATTTTTTAAGTAATTTCCCATCCCGTTTTGCTGAGAAGGCTGGATTGAAATCTGCCTTGTTTGGGACGCTGTGGATGATCGGTCTTACAGCACCGATGGCCTTTATCTTAGGAGTAGGAACGGCGTTATATTTAGAGGAGTACGCTAAGAAGAACTGGCTGACTAGGTTAATTCAGACCAACATTTCTAATCTTGCTGGTGTTCCATCTATTGTATACGGACTTTTAGGTTTAACTATATTTGTTCGAATGTTTTCTTTAGACGGCAGTGTGATGGCTGGAGCACTTACAATGACCTTGCTCATCCTTCCAGTCATTATCGTTGCGTCACAAGAAGCATTGCGCAGTGTTTCTGATTCTCTTCGACATGCGTCGTTTGCATTAGGAGCCACAAAATGGCAGACCATCTTGCGCGTCATTTTACCTTCAGCGTTGCCTGGAATTATTACAGGAAATATCCTTGCTCTTTCTCGTGCTATTGGTGAAACCGCACCGTTAGTAGTTGTAGGGGCAGCAGCCTTTATTGCCTTTACACCGCAAAGCCCAATGGATCCTTTTACCGTGTTGCCTATTCAGATCTATAACTGGGTGTCGAGACCTCAAGAAGCTTTCCATGCGTTAGCAGCAGGTGGAATCATTGTATTATTAGTGGTTTTATTATCGATGAACGCAGTTGCTGTGATGATCCGTAATAAGTTTCAGAAAAAGATGGACTAG
- the speD gene encoding adenosylmethionine decarboxylase has protein sequence METLGKHVIAELWGCNPNMLDNLEMTEKVMVDAALEAGAEVREVTFHKFNPQGISGVVVISESHLTIHTFPEHGYASVDVYTCGETIDPKVAAQAIAEYLEAKTIDSIEIPRGQGPLPKLVQSPVREYTRV, from the coding sequence ATGGAAACCCTAGGAAAGCACGTCATCGCTGAATTATGGGGATGCAATCCAAACATGTTGGATAATCTCGAGATGACAGAAAAAGTGATGGTGGATGCCGCTCTTGAGGCTGGAGCCGAGGTAAGAGAAGTAACCTTTCATAAATTCAATCCTCAAGGAATTAGTGGTGTCGTTGTCATTTCTGAGTCCCATTTAACCATACACACGTTTCCAGAACATGGTTATGCAAGTGTAGACGTTTATACCTGTGGAGAAACTATTGACCCGAAGGTTGCGGCCCAAGCAATCGCTGAGTACTTAGAAGCCAAAACCATTGACAGCATTGAAATCCCAAGAGGTCAGGGTCCGCTTCCGAAATTGGTTCAATCTCCCGTAAGAGAGTATACACGAGTATAA
- the ytaF gene encoding sporulation membrane protein YtaF: MEFFSLFALAFAVSLDSFGVGISYGLRRIKIPILSILIITSCSAVLVLVSMQLGKWFSGFISMGTANLIGAFILIGIGCWAIFNLYLNRETNQIEPPLTSSTTQVDTLDSSEPRQVLNIEIKTLGLVIHILKKPTAADVDRSGTITGAEAAVLGVALSLDGFGAGIGAALMGYSPWLTAVLFSVLCTTFILMGLRLGFVYSNSQWIKRMSFIPGVILILFGISKIL, translated from the coding sequence ATGGAGTTTTTTTCCCTATTTGCACTGGCTTTTGCAGTGAGTCTAGATAGTTTTGGAGTAGGGATTAGTTATGGACTAAGAAGAATAAAGATACCTATTCTCTCTATACTTATTATTACAAGCTGTTCTGCTGTTCTTGTGCTGGTTTCTATGCAGCTTGGCAAGTGGTTTTCAGGATTCATTAGTATGGGCACTGCCAATCTCATTGGGGCTTTCATATTGATTGGAATAGGATGCTGGGCGATATTTAATTTGTATCTTAATCGAGAAACGAATCAGATAGAACCCCCTTTAACATCATCAACAACTCAAGTAGATACGTTAGATTCTTCCGAGCCACGCCAAGTCTTAAATATTGAGATTAAGACTTTAGGTTTAGTAATTCATATACTAAAAAAGCCTACTGCAGCAGACGTCGACCGATCTGGGACGATTACTGGAGCGGAGGCAGCGGTGCTAGGTGTTGCCCTATCTTTAGATGGGTTTGGAGCAGGAATTGGTGCAGCTCTTATGGGGTATTCTCCATGGTTAACTGCGGTATTGTTTTCTGTATTATGTACAACTTTCATTCTTATGGGGTTGAGGCTTGGTTTTGTTTACTCGAATAGTCAATGGATTAAAAGAATGTCTTTTATCCCTGGAGTGATCTTAATATTGTTTGGAATATCAAAAATTTTGTAG
- a CDS encoding PstS family phosphate ABC transporter substrate-binding protein — protein sequence MKLLKKSGILMSTLVLAASLMTGCGGNQQPSAAQQPSTDKPAEQPAKESALSGTVLVDGSSTVFPITEAVAEEFQAANPDVRVTVGVSGTSGGFKKFIPGETDINNASRKIKDKEVETIKANGFEAIELPVAYDGITVVVNKENDWVDFLTVEELNKIWAPDSQVKTWAEVREGWPAEPIKLYGPGTDSGTFGYFTEAINGEEGASRSDYTASEDDNVLVQGVAGDKSALGYFGFAYYIENTDKMKPVPIKENADAPAIEPTMETINNGTYKPLSRYLYIYVSSKALAEKPELKAFAQYYIDVAPEMSEAVGYIPLPADQYEAAKKLIQ from the coding sequence GTGAAGCTTCTAAAAAAATCTGGAATTCTAATGTCAACACTAGTGCTCGCAGCGTCCTTGATGACTGGATGTGGTGGAAATCAACAACCAAGTGCTGCACAACAGCCGAGTACAGATAAGCCTGCTGAACAACCTGCTAAGGAGAGTGCTCTTAGCGGTACCGTATTAGTAGATGGGTCTTCTACTGTATTCCCCATTACCGAAGCAGTAGCAGAAGAATTTCAAGCCGCAAATCCTGATGTTCGAGTGACTGTTGGAGTTTCTGGAACAAGTGGTGGATTTAAGAAGTTTATTCCAGGTGAAACTGATATCAATAACGCTTCCCGTAAGATTAAGGATAAAGAAGTAGAAACTATTAAGGCTAACGGTTTCGAAGCTATCGAGCTTCCAGTTGCTTATGATGGTATTACAGTTGTCGTAAACAAGGAGAATGATTGGGTTGACTTCTTGACTGTGGAAGAATTAAACAAGATTTGGGCGCCTGACAGCCAAGTGAAAACATGGGCTGAAGTACGTGAAGGCTGGCCAGCAGAACCAATTAAGTTATACGGACCAGGAACTGACTCTGGTACATTCGGATATTTTACTGAAGCCATCAATGGGGAAGAAGGAGCAAGTCGTTCTGACTATACAGCTTCCGAGGATGATAATGTATTGGTACAAGGTGTAGCTGGTGATAAGAGTGCTCTTGGATACTTTGGGTTTGCTTATTATATCGAAAACACAGACAAAATGAAGCCTGTGCCGATTAAAGAAAATGCCGATGCTCCTGCTATAGAGCCTACAATGGAAACTATTAATAACGGAACATACAAGCCATTGTCTCGTTACCTTTATATCTATGTTAGCAGCAAGGCTTTAGCTGAGAAGCCTGAGTTGAAAGCTTTCGCACAATATTATATTGATGTTGCTCCTGAGATGTCTGAAGCAGTAGGATATATTCCACTACCTGCAGATCAATACGAAGCTGCTAAAAAATTAATCCAATAA
- the mutM gene encoding DNA-formamidopyrimidine glycosylase, whose amino-acid sequence MPELPEVETVRRTLSKLVAGKKIGNVSVFLPRIIRRPHDIFEFNLLLEGQVIEDVARRGKFLKIVFQDVVLVSHLRMEGRYGIYQQDEPVEKHTHVIFHFTDGTELRYRDVRQFGTMEIWPRGEEEVHPPLSKLGPEPLDQEFTLERFKALIKGKKTKIKPLLLNQEFIVGLGNIYVDEALYESKIHPETEAHQLSARRIADLYRAIRETLDEAVQLGGSSIKSYVNGQGEMGMFQQQLKAYGRNGQPCLRCGEELRKTVVGGRGTHFCPKCQKRPKT is encoded by the coding sequence GTGCCTGAACTTCCAGAGGTGGAAACAGTACGAAGAACGCTAAGCAAATTAGTAGCAGGAAAGAAAATTGGCAATGTAAGTGTATTCTTACCTCGAATTATTCGCAGACCACATGATATTTTCGAATTTAATTTATTATTAGAGGGACAAGTCATTGAGGATGTGGCACGCAGAGGGAAATTTCTTAAAATCGTGTTTCAAGATGTTGTGCTCGTTTCCCACTTGCGAATGGAAGGAAGATATGGAATATATCAACAGGATGAGCCCGTTGAAAAGCATACCCATGTGATTTTTCATTTCACAGATGGTACGGAACTGCGTTATCGAGACGTGCGGCAATTTGGAACTATGGAAATTTGGCCACGGGGGGAAGAGGAAGTTCATCCCCCATTGAGTAAGCTTGGTCCAGAACCATTAGATCAAGAATTCACCTTAGAACGATTCAAAGCTTTGATTAAAGGAAAAAAAACAAAAATCAAGCCTTTATTACTGAACCAGGAATTCATTGTAGGACTAGGGAATATTTATGTTGATGAAGCTCTTTATGAGTCGAAGATCCATCCTGAGACGGAAGCACACCAACTTTCTGCAAGAAGAATAGCAGACCTCTATAGAGCAATTAGAGAGACACTTGATGAAGCCGTTCAGCTTGGGGGAAGTTCCATTAAATCCTATGTCAACGGGCAAGGGGAAATGGGGATGTTCCAACAACAGCTTAAGGCTTATGGGCGAAACGGGCAACCATGTCTTCGTTGTGGAGAAGAGTTAAGGAAAACAGTTGTCGGAGGGAGAGGGACTCATTTTTGTCCCAAGTGCCAAAAGAGACCTAAAACTTAA
- a CDS encoding methyl-accepting chemotaxis protein, giving the protein MNRKNSIQRIVESVGLSWRIIFPFSLLILLSTAIVGGIAYQQATTNTKRLIENQLIEEARKMTEKVSLLHFALDEKQFEKRFKYELKQQRAALANQGLHIEQYALKQGSGQRAYPGVTIEMIPLSAELVNRILENEEGVISQRIQGLNYTISFVKSHERQEIYTIVVADKDYMTPLNKIKNTVLYSFLGCILISFLLGTLIVRMILLPIRNLLDAMKEVQSGNLSNRLELPFASPELIRLSHHFNDMLDEMSNMIQQVKTSVTQLGETSNQLHLSSDESMESAFHLRKAIQIVSDGAEETAVSTEKTNLAFQSMKEVVTSLLSEIHVSTEYSNKMVVTAESGHQHINDVRTSNELLQREMQQVSDSMLQLRRQSDDIEKILGMIGQLSEQTKLLALNAAIEAARAGEAGKGFAVVADEVRKLADESTQATREISSMIVDIQMVTKETNNKTSMVSDRVEEGSRLALKAEEAFTDMIQGIQFADQRMKTMALDIDQISYGLKEAEDKLVFFTGIAQETAASTEQMDASAQQQLGLSEKSKELSTQILNLQQKLGHMVEKFKC; this is encoded by the coding sequence ATGAATAGGAAAAATTCGATACAAAGAATTGTAGAATCTGTGGGACTTAGCTGGAGGATCATTTTCCCGTTTTCTCTACTAATTCTTTTATCTACTGCGATTGTTGGTGGAATCGCTTATCAACAAGCGACCACGAATACGAAGAGGCTGATTGAAAATCAGTTAATAGAAGAAGCAAGAAAAATGACGGAGAAAGTTTCGTTGCTGCATTTTGCCTTGGATGAGAAGCAATTTGAAAAAAGGTTTAAATATGAATTGAAACAGCAAAGAGCAGCTTTAGCTAATCAAGGTCTTCATATTGAGCAGTATGCTCTTAAGCAGGGGAGTGGGCAACGAGCCTATCCAGGAGTAACGATCGAGATGATTCCTCTTAGTGCGGAATTGGTTAATCGAATACTAGAGAATGAGGAAGGGGTTATTAGTCAACGGATTCAAGGGCTAAATTATACGATCTCCTTCGTAAAGTCCCATGAACGCCAAGAGATCTACACGATTGTTGTAGCTGATAAGGATTATATGACGCCTCTTAATAAAATAAAAAACACCGTGCTTTATTCTTTTTTAGGTTGCATTCTCATTTCGTTTTTATTAGGAACACTCATTGTTAGAATGATCCTTCTTCCTATTCGAAATCTGTTGGATGCCATGAAGGAAGTCCAGAGTGGAAACCTATCCAATCGGCTCGAATTGCCTTTTGCTAGTCCGGAACTTATTCGTCTTTCTCATCATTTCAATGACATGCTTGATGAAATGTCAAATATGATTCAACAGGTTAAAACATCAGTTACGCAACTAGGTGAAACGAGTAACCAGTTGCACCTTTCATCTGATGAATCAATGGAGTCCGCGTTCCACTTAAGGAAAGCTATTCAAATCGTGAGCGATGGCGCTGAAGAGACAGCGGTATCGACAGAAAAAACGAATCTAGCTTTTCAATCCATGAAAGAAGTAGTTACGTCTTTATTAAGCGAGATCCATGTATCCACAGAGTATAGTAATAAAATGGTAGTTACAGCAGAGAGTGGTCATCAGCATATAAACGATGTTCGAACAAGCAACGAATTATTACAAAGAGAAATGCAGCAAGTAAGTGATAGCATGCTCCAGCTTAGGAGACAATCAGATGATATCGAGAAGATCTTAGGAATGATTGGACAACTCTCTGAACAAACGAAATTACTGGCTTTGAATGCTGCCATTGAGGCTGCGCGTGCTGGTGAGGCGGGAAAAGGGTTCGCTGTAGTAGCGGATGAGGTTCGTAAACTTGCTGATGAATCTACCCAAGCGACAAGGGAGATTTCTTCCATGATTGTTGATATTCAAATGGTAACGAAAGAAACAAATAATAAGACGAGTATGGTTTCTGATCGTGTAGAGGAAGGAAGCAGGCTAGCCCTGAAGGCAGAAGAGGCCTTTACTGACATGATTCAAGGGATTCAATTTGCAGATCAAAGAATGAAAACAATGGCCCTAGATATAGATCAGATTTCATATGGGTTGAAAGAAGCAGAGGACAAGCTCGTCTTTTTTACAGGAATCGCTCAAGAAACAGCCGCGAGTACCGAGCAAATGGATGCTTCTGCACAGCAACAACTTGGTCTTTCTGAAAAGTCAAAAGAACTGTCTACTCAGATTTTGAATTTACAGCAAAAGCTAGGTCACATGGTTGAAAAATTTAAATGCTAG
- the pstC gene encoding phosphate ABC transporter permease subunit PstC, which translates to MKKKPPISERIVPAILLLCALVSVFTTIGIIGTLLLETIEFFKVVSVIEFFTGTKWAPLFKPQYFGILPLITGTLLIAFIASLVAVPIGLASAIYLSEYAPPKVRKTVKPILEILAGIPTIVYGFFALTLVTPLIRFFLPGTDFFNALSAGIVVGIMIIPMVASLSEDAMTAVPRSLREGALALGATKLETSLKVVVPAALSGIVASVVLSLSRAVGETMIVTLAAGATPKMAFNPLESIQTMTAYIVQISHGDAPFGTIEYLSLYAVGSTLFVMTLVMNMLAQYISRKYREEY; encoded by the coding sequence ATAAAGAAGAAGCCGCCTATCAGTGAGAGGATTGTTCCGGCCATACTACTACTCTGTGCGCTTGTTTCAGTATTTACAACGATAGGTATTATAGGTACTTTATTGTTGGAAACCATAGAGTTCTTCAAAGTAGTTAGCGTTATTGAATTTTTTACAGGTACGAAATGGGCTCCATTATTTAAGCCACAGTATTTTGGTATTCTTCCTTTAATTACAGGTACCTTACTTATTGCTTTCATAGCCAGTTTAGTTGCCGTTCCAATTGGACTTGCTAGCGCGATATATTTAAGTGAATATGCACCACCAAAAGTAAGAAAGACAGTCAAGCCAATATTAGAGATCTTGGCTGGTATACCAACGATAGTTTATGGATTTTTTGCTCTTACCTTGGTCACCCCTTTAATACGATTTTTCTTACCTGGAACAGATTTTTTTAATGCACTAAGTGCAGGAATTGTTGTTGGGATTATGATTATTCCAATGGTGGCATCCCTTAGTGAAGATGCGATGACAGCTGTACCTCGCTCCTTGAGAGAAGGTGCTTTAGCTCTTGGTGCAACCAAGCTAGAAACTTCATTGAAGGTTGTTGTTCCTGCTGCGCTTTCGGGAATTGTTGCCTCTGTCGTGCTTTCTCTTTCTCGTGCGGTAGGGGAGACGATGATTGTAACTCTTGCTGCTGGTGCTACCCCTAAGATGGCCTTTAATCCATTAGAGAGTATTCAGACAATGACGGCATATATCGTTCAGATTAGTCATGGAGATGCTCCGTTTGGTACTATTGAATATTTATCTCTTTATGCTGTAGGATCTACATTGTTTGTCATGACATTGGTTATGAATATGCTAGCTCAATATATCAGTCGTAAATATAGGGAGGAATACTAA
- a CDS encoding glyceraldehyde-3-phosphate dehydrogenase: protein MITKIGINGFGRIGRMVFRKAISDPNIEVVAINASYPAETLAHLIKYDTIHGTIADQIEVKDNAIIVNGKETKLLSDRDPSHLPWGELGVEVVVEATGKFIDKEGAGKHIAAGAKKVVITAPGKNEDVTIVMGVNENDFDYESHTVISNASCTTNCLAPVAKVLDEAFGIEYGMMTTVHSYTNDQKNLDNPHKDLRRARACAQAIIPTSTGAAKAVGKVLPHLKGKLNGLALRVPTPNVSIVDLVVNVKKSVTLEEVNRVLKEAAEGPMKNYIEYTEAPLVSSDFNGNEHSSIVDGLSTMVMNDQQVKVLIWYDNEWGYSCRVLDLVKHVSQAVNEKKKQEMTV, encoded by the coding sequence ATGATAACAAAAATAGGGATAAATGGATTTGGGCGAATTGGCAGAATGGTGTTTCGGAAGGCCATCTCTGACCCGAATATTGAAGTTGTGGCAATTAATGCTAGTTACCCTGCAGAAACTCTAGCCCATCTTATAAAGTATGACACAATACACGGAACGATTGCAGATCAGATTGAAGTGAAAGACAATGCAATCATCGTAAATGGAAAAGAAACCAAACTTTTAAGTGATAGAGATCCTAGCCATCTTCCTTGGGGTGAGCTTGGGGTAGAGGTGGTTGTAGAAGCAACTGGTAAGTTCATTGATAAAGAAGGAGCTGGGAAGCATATTGCTGCCGGTGCTAAGAAAGTTGTTATTACAGCGCCAGGGAAAAATGAAGATGTTACAATCGTAATGGGAGTGAACGAGAACGACTTTGACTATGAGTCCCACACGGTTATCTCCAATGCTTCTTGTACAACGAATTGCTTAGCTCCTGTAGCTAAGGTGCTAGATGAAGCGTTTGGAATCGAGTATGGTATGATGACGACAGTCCATTCCTATACGAACGATCAGAAGAATCTAGATAACCCTCATAAGGACTTAAGAAGAGCTCGAGCTTGTGCTCAAGCGATCATCCCTACTTCTACAGGTGCTGCAAAAGCAGTAGGTAAGGTTCTTCCACACCTTAAGGGTAAGTTGAATGGATTAGCTCTACGTGTACCAACTCCTAATGTTTCTATTGTGGATCTTGTTGTGAACGTGAAGAAGTCCGTTACGTTAGAAGAAGTTAATCGTGTGCTTAAAGAAGCAGCAGAAGGCCCGATGAAGAATTATATTGAATACACTGAGGCTCCTCTTGTATCAAGCGATTTTAATGGAAACGAACATTCTTCCATTGTAGATGGTCTTTCCACTATGGTCATGAACGATCAACAAGTAAAAGTTCTTATCTGGTATGATAACGAGTGGGGATATTCTTGCCGTGTATTAGACTTGGTGAAGCATGTATCTCAAGCCGTAAATGAAAAGAAAAAGCAAGAAATGACCGTGTAG
- a CDS encoding lytic transglycosylase domain-containing protein → MMELNLNRKFTLLVLLLILFYLLNSPPFWKAMYPVYYEDLVNDATEQYQVDPNLVYAIIQIESNFKQERVSNKGATGLMQIMPDTAAWVIQQAQMPEEYIHRINDPKINIQIGSWYLAFLERKFHRNHYAVIASYNAGPGNVERWLRENTWDGTYQNLSEIPFGETRHYIQRVLYFYGKYQEVYQ, encoded by the coding sequence ATGATGGAATTAAATCTTAATCGGAAGTTCACCTTGTTAGTTCTTCTACTAATATTGTTTTATCTGTTAAACAGCCCCCCATTCTGGAAGGCTATGTATCCCGTTTATTATGAAGACCTGGTAAATGATGCAACAGAACAATATCAGGTAGACCCAAACTTGGTGTATGCAATCATACAGATAGAAAGTAATTTTAAGCAGGAGCGAGTATCTAACAAGGGCGCCACAGGTTTAATGCAAATTATGCCGGACACAGCTGCTTGGGTTATTCAACAAGCTCAAATGCCCGAAGAGTACATTCATCGCATAAACGACCCTAAGATAAACATTCAGATTGGTTCATGGTATCTTGCTTTTCTAGAGAGAAAGTTTCATCGGAATCATTATGCAGTTATCGCGTCATATAATGCAGGACCAGGGAATGTAGAGAGATGGTTGCGTGAAAACACATGGGATGGAACGTATCAGAACTTAAGTGAAATTCCATTTGGAGAGACTAGACATTATATACAAAGGGTATTATATTTTTATGGTAAGTATCAAGAGGTATATCAATAA
- the coaE gene encoding dephospho-CoA kinase (Dephospho-CoA kinase (CoaE) performs the final step in coenzyme A biosynthesis.): MIVGLTGGIACGKSTVARMFEQLGCVIIDADQVAREVVAPGEEGLEAVVRRFGPSVLNEDGTLDRKSLGDLVFKEEKARQDLNAILHPLIRKRMNQKKEKALKDHPPLIIMDIPLLYESKQEQTVEAVIVVYVSPDEQLRRLMERDHLTYDDAKRRINSQWSIEEKKQRADYLVDNSGSLFETREQVESLFFKLVKEIGNDGIKS; encoded by the coding sequence ATGATCGTCGGTTTAACAGGTGGAATTGCTTGTGGTAAAAGTACTGTAGCTAGAATGTTTGAACAGCTTGGATGTGTTATTATTGATGCAGATCAAGTGGCTCGTGAGGTAGTGGCACCTGGGGAGGAAGGTCTTGAAGCGGTAGTTCGTCGCTTCGGACCCTCTGTCCTAAATGAAGATGGTACGCTAGATCGAAAATCTCTCGGAGATCTTGTCTTCAAGGAAGAAAAGGCTCGTCAAGACCTCAATGCCATTCTGCACCCTCTTATACGTAAGAGAATGAATCAGAAGAAAGAAAAAGCACTGAAGGATCATCCCCCGCTTATTATTATGGATATTCCTCTACTGTATGAATCCAAGCAGGAGCAGACGGTTGAGGCTGTCATAGTTGTCTATGTTTCTCCTGATGAGCAATTGAGGAGATTGATGGAAAGAGATCATCTTACATATGATGATGCCAAGAGACGGATCAACTCGCAATGGTCCATTGAAGAAAAAAAACAACGTGCAGATTATCTAGTTGACAACAGTGGATCATTATTCGAAACAAGGGAGCAGGTTGAATCGCTATTTTTTAAATTAGTTAAGGAAATTGGGAATGATGGAATTAAATCTTAA
- the nrdR gene encoding transcriptional regulator NrdR → MRCPLCQHNGTRVLDSRPVNEAKSIRRRRECEACSHRFTTFEMVEETPLLVIKKDGAREEFSREKILRGLVRACEKRPVSLDTLEKIVEKIGQELRGSGKVEIPSQEIGELVMKAIYDVDEVAYVRFASVYRQFKDINVFIKELEELLNYNKNKTIP, encoded by the coding sequence ATGCGTTGTCCTCTTTGTCAGCATAATGGGACTCGCGTGCTGGATTCTAGGCCGGTCAATGAGGCGAAATCCATTCGTCGCAGAAGAGAATGTGAAGCATGCAGTCATCGCTTTACCACATTTGAGATGGTAGAGGAAACTCCGCTTCTCGTCATTAAAAAGGACGGAGCTCGTGAAGAATTCAGCCGTGAGAAGATCTTAAGAGGTTTAGTAAGGGCCTGTGAGAAGAGACCCGTATCATTGGATACATTGGAAAAGATCGTAGAGAAAATTGGCCAGGAACTCAGAGGGTCAGGTAAAGTAGAAATTCCAAGCCAAGAGATCGGGGAACTAGTGATGAAGGCCATTTATGATGTGGATGAGGTCGCCTATGTTCGATTTGCCTCTGTGTATAGACAGTTTAAAGATATCAATGTCTTCATTAAGGAACTCGAGGAATTATTAAACTACAAC